A single window of Syntrophotalea acetylenica DNA harbors:
- a CDS encoding TonB family protein, which translates to MSIPPFAPHNEPGLRPLALSLTCSLVLHAAALLLFSGFLSGPAPVEQRPVYFVDLTKMPVLNPQAGRPDGGPAPKGDSALAPAPPQPDAPKAADAPSEPSSPEPRPAASTDKAASKATVSSPGAKPAAPATRPAASAAPATGDYNSVQDKLAAMRERQQRQQELAALKNRIAALSGGGAGSATGGSGSGYGSGAPLGMPDGTGTEAGVDQQTWLQAYLKDNWSLSKYQITRRDLSATVRLAFSADGSLISYHFIDSSGDATFDDSVKRAILKAKTLPFQPQRQIQLDVVFNLKDLMD; encoded by the coding sequence GTGTCGATACCACCGTTTGCGCCGCACAACGAACCGGGGCTGCGCCCCCTGGCCCTGTCCCTGACCTGCTCACTGGTTCTGCATGCGGCGGCATTGTTGCTTTTTTCCGGGTTTTTATCCGGCCCGGCGCCCGTCGAACAGCGGCCGGTCTATTTTGTCGACCTGACAAAAATGCCGGTTCTCAACCCTCAAGCCGGGAGGCCGGATGGAGGCCCCGCGCCCAAGGGAGATTCCGCCCTGGCGCCCGCGCCCCCGCAACCGGACGCCCCCAAGGCTGCTGACGCGCCGTCGGAACCATCGTCTCCGGAACCACGACCGGCTGCTTCCACCGACAAGGCCGCCAGCAAAGCCACCGTTTCATCGCCAGGCGCCAAGCCGGCAGCGCCGGCAACCAGACCGGCGGCCTCTGCCGCCCCGGCAACAGGCGATTATAACAGCGTCCAGGACAAGCTGGCCGCGATGCGTGAAAGACAACAGCGCCAGCAGGAGCTGGCCGCACTCAAGAACAGAATCGCGGCCCTTTCCGGAGGCGGTGCCGGGTCGGCGACCGGCGGTTCCGGTTCCGGTTACGGTTCCGGCGCCCCCCTCGGCATGCCCGACGGCACCGGCACCGAAGCCGGTGTGGACCAGCAGACCTGGCTGCAGGCCTACCTGAAAGACAACTGGAGCCTGTCCAAGTATCAGATCACCCGCCGCGACCTTTCGGCCACGGTACGACTGGCTTTCAGTGCCGACGGCAGCCTGATCAGTTATCATTTTATCGACTCCTCCGGCGACGCCACCTTTGACGATTCGGTCAAAAGGGCCATACTGAAAGCCAAAACCCTGCCGTTTCAACCCCAGAGGCAGATACAGCTCGACGTCGTCTTCAACCTCAAGGACCTGATGGATTAA
- the tolR gene encoding protein TolR, whose amino-acid sequence MEVGQRNGTSRSTLSAINVTPLVDVMLVLLIIFMVTAPMLEQGVEVNLPEVSDAPGLQAGKEPLIVTVEQNGAISIGKQSIPGPEKLVPVLLEILQSRQEKEVFLQADRDVPYGKVVQVMAAIKGAGIEKLGMVSMPPDPEK is encoded by the coding sequence ATGGAGGTAGGCCAGCGCAACGGAACATCGCGATCCACTTTGTCGGCGATCAACGTCACGCCCCTGGTCGACGTCATGCTGGTGCTGCTGATCATTTTCATGGTCACGGCGCCAATGCTTGAACAGGGGGTGGAGGTCAACCTGCCCGAAGTGTCCGATGCCCCCGGACTGCAGGCGGGCAAGGAACCCCTGATTGTCACCGTCGAACAAAACGGCGCCATTTCCATCGGCAAGCAGAGCATCCCCGGCCCCGAAAAACTGGTGCCGGTTTTACTTGAGATTCTGCAGTCCCGACAGGAAAAGGAGGTCTTTTTGCAGGCGGACCGCGATGTTCCCTACGGCAAGGTGGTTCAGGTCATGGCCGCCATCAAGGGGGCCGGCATCGAAAAGCTGGGCATGGTCTCCATGCCACCGGATCCCGAAAAATGA
- the tolQ gene encoding protein TolQ translates to MELISATGLVVKLVLLILIGFSLLSWAIIFLKFRVIYRAISDSQQFQHFFWNKRRLDAINKNLGDFPNAPTAALFRDGYQELMRNQRDAGAEEPAAFSADMGHAENVARALRRATTQETQRLERYLPFLATTGSTAPFIGLFGTVWGIMDSFHEIGKTGSASLAVVAPGISEALVATAIGLVAAIPAVVAYNHFISKVNVLTGDMDSFSQEFLNIVGRMARRS, encoded by the coding sequence TTGGAACTGATTTCCGCAACCGGACTGGTGGTCAAACTGGTCCTGCTGATTCTCATCGGCTTTTCCCTGCTTTCCTGGGCGATCATCTTTTTAAAATTCCGGGTAATCTACCGCGCCATCAGCGATTCCCAGCAGTTTCAGCATTTTTTCTGGAATAAACGCCGGCTTGACGCCATCAACAAAAACCTCGGAGATTTTCCCAATGCGCCAACGGCGGCGTTGTTCCGCGACGGTTATCAGGAGCTGATGCGCAACCAGCGTGACGCCGGGGCTGAAGAGCCGGCGGCCTTCAGCGCCGACATGGGGCATGCGGAAAACGTTGCCCGTGCCCTGCGTCGCGCCACCACTCAGGAAACCCAGCGGCTCGAACGCTACCTGCCGTTCCTTGCCACCACCGGTTCGACCGCACCATTTATCGGCCTGTTCGGCACCGTGTGGGGCATCATGGATTCCTTCCATGAAATCGGCAAGACCGGCAGCGCCTCTCTGGCCGTCGTTGCGCCGGGGATCTCCGAAGCCCTGGTCGCCACCGCCATCGGTCTGGTGGCCGCCATCCCCGCGGTGGTCGCCTACAACCACTTCATCAGCAAGGTCAATGTCCTTACCGGCGATATGGACAGTTTCAGCCAGGAGTTCCTCAATATCGTCGGGCGCATGGCGCGGAGGAGCTGA